A genomic window from Hyla sarda isolate aHylSar1 chromosome 8, aHylSar1.hap1, whole genome shotgun sequence includes:
- the FBXL19 gene encoding F-box/LRR-repeat protein 19, producing MSGKGLGAARRRRTRCRKCEACVRSECGECNFCKDMKKFGGPGRMKQSCLKRQCTAPVLPHTAVCLLCGDAGKEDTAQEEEQKFNLSLMECTICNEIVHPGCIKMGKAEAVIDTEIPNCWECPRCVREGRTCKDPLDGSGKRRLDNREDAVRWKLTDDQAPGRKKPPDENQGHKRKKEKEPEQDAGVKKKVKAEKDKKIKKEPQAPSEPVPVSDRSHQREKIERFKQMCQMLERARSSTSSSSSDSDSDSDSKASRGSSDTGEGGGEGRSSRISFSTSSEEDEEGGGGGSATDGQNGTRNGKQKSPRGNSREKENRRGGVAIRKGTCGRNAVQALSRTQILKRPLVPSPPKPPPLQLERHVVRPPPHSPEPDSLPLDSGTDHVMQRGVWLAVFRHLGHKELCVCMRVCRTWNRWCCDRQLWTSIDLSRRKSITPPMLSGIVRRQPVRLDLSWTNISEKQLTWLIHRLQGLKELLLAGCTWMAVSSLWTTTFPSLSLLDLGWIQGMKTSHLRELLSPPNSDGKTGSDLRGRLPSLSELRLCGLEMGDSALRLLLRYTPRLHSLDLSHCIHLTDHGVHILTAATSPLRDSLTHLNLAGCNRLTDQSLAFFKRCPHLRQVDLRSCRLLTNEGFQRLLQDPPSESEGKPFVCAEEHVLSRES from the exons ATGTCGGGGAAGGGCCTGGGGGCAGCGCGGCGCAGGAGGACGCGCTGCCGGAAGTGCGAGGCCTGTGTGCGCAGCGAGTGCGGAGAGTGCAACTTCTGTAAGGACATGAAGAAGTTCGGGGGTCCCGGGCGCATGAAGCAGTCCTGTCTGAAGAGGCAGTGCACGGCG CCCGTCCTGcctcacacggccgtctgtctccTATGCGGAGATGCCGGGAAGGAAGACACCGCTCAGGAGGAGGAGCAGAAGTTTAACCTGTCCCTCATGGAATGTACCATATGCAACGAGATCGTCCACCCCGGCTGCATCAAG ATGGGTAAAGCTGAAGCCGTCATCGACACGGAAATCCCCAACTGCTGGGAGTGTCCGCGCTGTGTGAGGGAAGGCCGCACGTGTAAG GATCCATTGGACGGTTCAGGTAAACGGCGCttggacaacagagaagacgccgTACGGTGGAAACTGACGGATGACCAGGCCCCCGGCAGGAAGAAACCGCCCGACGAGAACCAGGGACATAAGAGGAAGAAGGAGAAGGAACCGGAACAGGACGCAGGGGTAAAGAAAAAG GTGAAGGCCGAGAAAGACAAGAAGATCAAGAAG gagCCGCAGGCGCCATCAGAACCGGTGCCAGTGTCTGACCGCTCTCACCAGCGAGAGAAGATCGAGCGCTTCAAGCAGATGTGCCAGATGCTGGAACGGGCCAGAAGCAGCACCTCGAGCTCCAGCTCCGACTCCGATTCTGACTCAGACTCAAAGGCTTCCCGGGGAAGCAGCGACACCGGcgaaggaggaggggaggggcggtCGTCCCGGATCAGCTTCAGCACCAGCTCAGAGGAAgacgaggagggaggaggagggggctctGCCACGGACGGACAAAACGGCACCAGGAACGGCAAACAGAAATCACCCCGGGGGAACAGCAGGGAGAAGGAGAACCGGAGAGGAGGGGTGGCCATCAGGAAAGGGACATGTGGTCGCAACGCGGTTCAGGCCTTGTCCAGGACTCAGATACTAAAAAGGCCGCTGGTGCCATCTCCACCTAAACCACCTCCCCTCCAACTAGAGAGACACGTGGTACGACCCCCTCCTCATAGCCCCGAGCCAGACTCCCTGCCTTTGGACAGTGGAACGGACCatgtaatgcagaggggggtctgGCTTGCTGTTTTTAGGCATTTGGGACACAAAGAGCTATGCGTCTGTATGCGGGTGTGCCGGACCTGGAACCGGTG GTGTTGTGATCGGCAGCTGTGGACATCCATCGACTTGAGTAGAAGAAAATCAATCACCCCTCCTATGTTAAGTGGTATAGTCCGAAGGCAACCGGTCAGACTAGACCTGAGCTGGACCAACATATCCGAAAAACAGCTGACGTGGCTGATCCACCGACTGCAGG GACTGAAGGAGCTGCTGCTCGCCGGCTGCACGTGGATGGCGGTCTCCTCGCTCTGGACCACCACGTTCCCCTCCCTGTCTTTACTTGACCTCGGCTGGATACAAGGGATGAAAACCTCGCACCTCCGAGAGCTGCTCTCCCCTCCAAACTCAGACGGCAAAACAG GATCTGACCTCCGGGGGCGCCTTCCTTCTCTGTCAGAGCTGCGTCTGTGCGGTCTTGAGATGGGCGACTCCGCCCTGCGCCTGCTGCTTCGATACACTCCTCGTCTTCACAGCCTGGATCTAAGTCACTGCATCCACCTGACCGATCATGGGGTCCACATCCTGACCGCAGCCACCTCCCCACTAAGGGACAGCCTCACTCACCTCAACCTCGCAG GGTGTAACCGACTGACGGACCAATCTCTGGCCTTCTTCAAGCGCTGCCCCCACCTACGACAGGTCGATCTGCGTTCCTGCCGCCTCCTCACCAACGAAGGCTTTCAGCGTCTGCTCCAAGATCCACCTTCAGAATCGGAGGGAAAACCTTTCGTGTGTGCGGAGGAGCACGTCCTGAGCCGCGAGAGCTAG